One genomic window of Sulfurovum lithotrophicum includes the following:
- the soxC gene encoding sulfite dehydrogenase, whose amino-acid sequence MNKKTEEKIASVSRRDFFKKTASAGAVAATAVAAPSAVLASEASTKDDPNIVHHVKWGTTLGDECNKNPYGVPSKYEHNVVRRTSALMSSAGDMHAAISMTPIAELKGIIVPNGLHFTRTHNGVAHVDPNKWRLMIHGLVEKPIVLTLDQLKRYPSESFIYFLECPSNSAAEWKGPQFGTAQFVKGMMSCAQWTGVRLKTILDEIGLKPEAKWMLAEGSDGSEMSRTLPVEKVLDDVIIAYAQNGEALRDEQGYPVRLFAPGWEANLCVKWLKRLEFGDEPWHAKEETSKYTALTASGKAIQHFYALETNSIITSPAPEKDWTDLKKGDLVEIEGLAWSGYGTIKGVDISFDGGKNWVEAQLKGLVLPKCWTRFSYMYKYEGKPLLLQSRSYDDSGDVQPTVNQEKGVVGVECVYHRNAIITWAVNEKGEVSNVQVRS is encoded by the coding sequence TTGAATAAAAAAACAGAAGAAAAAATAGCATCTGTCAGCAGACGTGATTTTTTTAAGAAAACGGCTTCTGCCGGTGCTGTTGCTGCAACCGCTGTTGCTGCACCAAGCGCAGTTTTGGCAAGTGAAGCAAGCACAAAAGATGATCCGAATATCGTTCATCATGTAAAGTGGGGTACTACACTTGGAGACGAGTGCAACAAAAACCCTTATGGTGTACCGTCAAAGTATGAGCATAATGTTGTCAGAAGAACATCAGCGCTCATGTCTTCAGCCGGAGATATGCACGCGGCCATTTCAATGACGCCGATCGCAGAACTGAAAGGTATTATTGTTCCAAACGGGCTACACTTTACACGTACACACAATGGTGTTGCACATGTAGATCCAAACAAGTGGAGACTGATGATACACGGTCTTGTAGAGAAGCCTATTGTGCTTACACTTGATCAGCTTAAGCGATATCCAAGCGAAAGCTTTATCTATTTCCTCGAGTGTCCTTCAAACTCCGCCGCCGAGTGGAAGGGGCCTCAGTTCGGTACGGCCCAGTTTGTCAAAGGAATGATGTCCTGTGCACAATGGACCGGTGTACGTCTTAAAACGATCCTCGATGAGATCGGACTCAAGCCTGAAGCGAAGTGGATGCTTGCTGAAGGTTCCGACGGTTCGGAGATGAGTAGAACACTGCCGGTTGAAAAAGTACTTGATGATGTCATCATCGCTTACGCACAAAACGGTGAGGCACTTCGTGATGAGCAGGGTTATCCTGTGCGTCTGTTCGCACCGGGCTGGGAAGCCAACCTGTGTGTCAAGTGGTTGAAGAGACTTGAGTTTGGTGATGAGCCATGGCATGCAAAAGAGGAGACTTCAAAGTATACGGCGTTGACAGCAAGCGGAAAAGCGATACAGCATTTCTATGCACTTGAGACGAACTCGATCATTACTTCTCCTGCTCCTGAAAAAGACTGGACAGACCTTAAAAAAGGTGATCTTGTCGAGATCGAAGGTTTGGCATGGAGCGGTTATGGAACCATTAAGGGTGTAGATATCAGTTTTGACGGTGGAAAGAACTGGGTTGAAGCACAGTTAAAAGGCTTGGTCCTTCCAAAATGTTGGACCAGATTCTCATATATGTACAAGTATGAAGGCAAGCCATTGTTACTGCAAAGCCGTTCTTACGATGACTCAGGCGATGTTCAGCCGACAGTCAACCAGGAAAAAGGTGTAGTGGGTGTCGAATGTGTTTACCACAGGAACGCAATCATCACATGGGCAGTAAATGAAAAAGGGGAGGTAAGCAATGTTCAAGTTAGATCGTAA
- a CDS encoding NAD(P)/FAD-dependent oxidoreductase — protein MDNKYIEKMLSKMDKDLSAHGMSRRDAMKMAGLSGAGLFMGGATGAHAEEEKKIEKTDAKGKIVILGGGLSGMSTAARLTLHLDNPDITVIEPQELSVSYQPGQTLVGGGIWDEDDIAFKRDDFLPDGVKVIKEKGILFNPQKNQLTTDKGTVVSYDYLIIAMGLQLDFERIRGLEEAGRAYSAGDNERLLKALGDDGICSIYTAKGATKTWEQMQKYIAQAKSGKKTNFVFTHPNTPIKCGGAPKKIMYLTNARLKEAGARENAELTFYPNGGAMFGVPEYHDAILGQFKREKFKWHYRHNLIEVDKEKKEAVFDAKWQEKGPWDPVLKDFEVIPKHEKRRVPYDFLHVVPPQIAPREIAESDLGSAKGWVPVNKETLQHIRYENVFAIGDIAQVPMGKTGGSARKQYKVLVDNLISVMNGKKPEAKYAGYTVCPLITDIGTVMLAEFDWTVKPTPSFPLDPTVERWMWWLMKIYLLKPMTMYGMLSGRA, from the coding sequence ATGGATAATAAGTATATTGAAAAAATGTTATCGAAGATGGATAAAGACTTGTCAGCTCACGGTATGAGCAGAAGAGATGCGATGAAAATGGCAGGTCTTTCCGGTGCCGGCCTTTTTATGGGCGGTGCTACAGGTGCGCATGCTGAAGAAGAAAAGAAGATAGAGAAAACTGATGCTAAAGGCAAGATAGTCATCCTCGGTGGAGGACTTTCAGGTATGAGTACCGCGGCAAGACTGACACTTCACCTTGACAATCCTGATATTACAGTGATCGAACCTCAGGAACTCTCAGTATCATACCAGCCGGGCCAGACACTTGTCGGTGGCGGAATTTGGGATGAAGACGATATTGCCTTTAAAAGAGATGATTTTCTGCCGGACGGTGTAAAAGTGATCAAGGAGAAAGGTATACTCTTTAATCCTCAAAAGAATCAGTTGACTACAGACAAAGGAACAGTTGTCTCGTACGACTACCTTATCATTGCAATGGGTCTGCAGCTTGACTTTGAGAGAATCAGAGGACTGGAGGAAGCAGGTCGTGCATACTCTGCCGGTGACAACGAGAGACTTCTTAAAGCGCTTGGTGATGACGGTATCTGTTCGATCTATACGGCCAAAGGTGCAACCAAAACCTGGGAGCAGATGCAAAAGTACATCGCACAGGCCAAATCCGGCAAAAAGACAAACTTTGTTTTCACGCATCCCAATACACCGATCAAATGTGGTGGTGCCCCAAAGAAGATCATGTATTTGACCAATGCAAGGCTGAAAGAGGCAGGCGCAAGAGAGAATGCAGAACTTACATTCTATCCAAACGGTGGAGCGATGTTCGGTGTGCCTGAGTATCATGATGCCATCCTCGGACAGTTTAAAAGGGAAAAATTCAAGTGGCACTACAGACATAATCTTATAGAGGTAGACAAAGAGAAAAAAGAGGCTGTATTTGATGCTAAATGGCAGGAAAAAGGTCCATGGGATCCTGTTCTGAAAGATTTCGAGGTTATTCCAAAGCATGAAAAAAGAAGAGTACCTTATGACTTCCTGCATGTAGTGCCACCGCAGATCGCTCCAAGAGAGATCGCGGAATCAGATCTGGGTTCTGCCAAAGGCTGGGTACCTGTAAACAAAGAGACACTTCAGCATATCAGATATGAGAATGTATTTGCTATCGGCGATATTGCTCAGGTACCGATGGGTAAAACAGGCGGATCTGCAAGAAAGCAATACAAAGTGCTTGTAGATAACCTTATTTCAGTTATGAACGGTAAAAAACCTGAAGCCAAGTATGCAGGCTATACGGTTTGTCCATTGATCACCGATATCGGTACGGTCATGCTTGCAGAGTTTGACTGGACAGTAAAACCGACACCTTCATTCCCGCTTGACCCGACGGTTGAGAGATGGATGTGGTGGTTGATGAAAATTTATTTACTGAAACCGATGACTATGTATGGAATGCTTTCGGGTAGAGCATAA
- a CDS encoding c-type cytochrome — MKRVVFSMLLAGVGLVAAEAPYKSGLLLPPQADKIYAKECAICHGKDGKQTSFTGIARASYAPIAGMDTAVLAKMLKEYRGGIKAKDYQFPNKYGYGAVMKSATQDLSWEEIDAVAKYVNGLK, encoded by the coding sequence ATGAAAAGAGTAGTTTTTTCTATGCTATTGGCTGGTGTTGGTCTTGTGGCTGCTGAAGCGCCCTACAAATCTGGTTTGCTGTTACCGCCTCAGGCCGATAAAATTTATGCAAAAGAGTGTGCGATCTGCCATGGAAAAGATGGTAAGCAGACAAGCTTTACGGGGATAGCAAGAGCATCCTATGCTCCAATTGCCGGAATGGATACAGCTGTACTGGCCAAAATGCTGAAAGAGTACAGAGGCGGTATAAAAGCAAAAGATTACCAGTTCCCTAACAAGTACGGCTATGGTGCGGTAATGAAAAGTGCAACGCAAGACCTTTCCTGGGAAGAGATCGATGCTGTTGCCAAATATGTCAACGGTTTAAAGTAA
- a CDS encoding DUF302 domain-containing protein, which yields MKFLKSFLAVIGGIVIIGAIVAYVKFDLGDKMEKASKLDPKAIGAYMNMFDKVLTTGRATDAMVRRVKIDPDVSTEDVVEAMRSIATDANMVQVGDSHMSDKSIKDGKGNRYIRILHYCSPSIAKQFIDYSLAFGAFMPCRILIVEDDKGDRWLITMAMELMLFGGHTLPPEMMTKAEHVRDTMYKMMDLGAKGDF from the coding sequence ATGAAATTTTTGAAGAGTTTCTTGGCAGTCATAGGTGGCATAGTTATCATTGGCGCAATTGTTGCATATGTAAAGTTTGACTTGGGCGATAAGATGGAAAAAGCTTCAAAGCTTGACCCTAAAGCAATAGGTGCTTATATGAACATGTTCGACAAAGTACTTACAACAGGTAGGGCTACAGATGCTATGGTCAGAAGGGTGAAGATCGACCCGGATGTTTCTACCGAAGATGTTGTAGAAGCTATGAGGAGTATCGCAACCGATGCGAACATGGTCCAGGTCGGTGATTCCCATATGTCTGATAAGTCGATCAAAGATGGTAAAGGCAACAGGTACATCAGAATCTTGCACTACTGCAGTCCGAGTATTGCAAAACAGTTTATTGATTATTCTTTGGCATTCGGTGCTTTTATGCCATGTAGAATCCTTATCGTAGAAGATGACAAGGGTGATAGATGGCTGATTACCATGGCGATGGAGCTTATGCTTTTTGGCGGGCACACGCTGCCTCCTGAAATGATGACGAAGGCAGAACATGTAAGAGATACTATGTATAAAATGATGGATCTCGGTGCGAAAGGTGATTTTTAG
- a CDS encoding DUF3373 family protein, with product MKKMVTMSLVAAATTFAFASTADDIANLQKQIDQLKAKTGKINAQSANDNIKWGVDFRTAYDNINYDMASGNSYGNDSLLSMRLWLNMAYAPDTHNVFKGQLSMNKAFGASFDNPMLRPFDSFDWTSNEALRDNTLHVRQAYWLYLGDKAFGADIPWTFSIGRRPSTNGFLANLSQDDAAQSPLAHVINVEFDGLSSKLDLSNVTGVPGMSFKVCLGYGSTNAVPLIGTSTPNADVEMNGMEDIKLGGFIFEPYNDGQFIVKTTWYRAFDLPDINLDGFGNWNGTMSQVGDMDGAAISVLVDGITEDGYFADAKVFASLAWSKTRPNGNTVTVPNGMGGTINAPGMLGSMDNETGTSWWVGAYLPVGEGSEYGTLGLEFNHGSEHWRPFTYAEDTMIGSKLAARGDAWEVNYTYQINEAMSFQARYVAIDYDYSGSNGFFGSSSGNPLTMDQAVMYGMGDMVADKAQDFRAYLRYRF from the coding sequence ATGAAAAAAATGGTAACTATGTCGCTTGTAGCGGCTGCAACTACTTTTGCATTCGCCTCAACTGCAGACGATATCGCAAATCTTCAGAAACAGATCGATCAACTCAAAGCTAAAACAGGGAAGATCAACGCTCAGTCAGCAAACGACAACATTAAATGGGGTGTAGACTTCAGAACAGCGTATGACAATATCAACTATGATATGGCTAGTGGGAATTCATATGGTAATGACTCACTGCTCAGCATGAGACTTTGGCTGAACATGGCGTATGCACCGGATACACATAATGTATTTAAAGGTCAGCTTTCTATGAACAAGGCATTCGGTGCAAGTTTTGACAATCCTATGCTTCGTCCATTTGATTCTTTTGACTGGACAAGCAATGAAGCACTTCGTGACAACACGTTGCATGTAAGACAGGCATACTGGTTGTACCTTGGAGACAAAGCATTCGGAGCAGACATTCCTTGGACATTCTCTATCGGTAGAAGACCTTCTACTAATGGTTTTTTGGCAAACTTGAGTCAGGACGATGCGGCACAGTCACCGCTTGCTCACGTGATCAATGTTGAATTTGACGGATTGAGTTCAAAACTTGATCTTTCAAACGTTACGGGTGTGCCGGGTATGTCATTCAAGGTATGTCTTGGATATGGTTCTACGAATGCCGTTCCACTTATCGGTACATCAACACCAAATGCAGATGTTGAAATGAACGGTATGGAAGACATCAAACTGGGCGGATTCATCTTTGAGCCATACAATGACGGTCAGTTCATTGTAAAAACAACTTGGTATAGAGCTTTTGACCTTCCTGATATTAATCTTGACGGATTTGGAAACTGGAATGGTACTATGAGTCAAGTAGGTGATATGGACGGTGCTGCGATCTCTGTTCTGGTAGACGGTATCACGGAAGATGGTTATTTTGCTGATGCAAAAGTATTTGCTTCATTGGCATGGAGCAAAACACGTCCGAATGGAAATACTGTTACTGTTCCTAATGGAATGGGCGGTACAATCAATGCTCCAGGAATGCTGGGGTCTATGGACAATGAAACAGGAACTTCCTGGTGGGTTGGTGCCTACCTTCCAGTAGGTGAGGGTTCTGAGTATGGTACACTTGGACTGGAGTTCAATCACGGTTCAGAACACTGGAGACCATTCACTTATGCAGAAGACACAATGATCGGTTCGAAGCTTGCTGCACGTGGTGATGCATGGGAAGTGAACTATACATACCAGATCAATGAAGCAATGAGCTTCCAGGCAAGATACGTAGCTATTGATTACGATTACAGCGGAAGTAATGGTTTCTTTGGTAGCTCTTCAGGAAATCCATTAACTATGGATCAAGCAGTTATGTACGGTATGGGTGACATGGTTGCTGATAAGGCACAGGACTTCAGAGCGTATCTCAGATACAGATTCTAA
- a CDS encoding deoxyguanosinetriphosphate triphosphohydrolase: MQPTQRFHTFREDFREPFARDRDRVLHCSSFRRLEYKTQVFLNHEGDYFRTRLTHSLEVSQIARTLSRMLGLNETLSEVIALSHDLGHTPFGHVGGDELDRLLKEDGRVLGFEHNFQSFRVLTKLEKRYKEFDGLNLTFATLEGVLKHSYPYKKPFLEGLDARFALDKHPSLEAMVVDHADEIAYTSHDIDDGVKYGLISFEELLQDELCLSVDAMVQEEGVARGEPLYRHRFVAGLIKLLVEDFIVHSKVGAETYREEMPICATLEATQKLPIGFSKEKASQLKRLKKLLLTKLYRHEKIVRKMHAGKQCIKGLYKAFREDQDLLPPHQKALLDVRTKERVIADHIADMTDRYAMKTYHELYGLTLQ, encoded by the coding sequence ATGCAGCCAACTCAGCGATTTCATACATTCCGGGAAGATTTCAGGGAACCTTTTGCAAGAGACAGGGACAGGGTATTGCACTGCAGCTCATTTCGCAGGCTTGAGTACAAGACACAGGTTTTTTTGAACCATGAAGGCGATTATTTTCGTACACGGTTGACACATTCTTTGGAGGTCAGCCAGATTGCAAGGACACTTTCACGGATGCTTGGGCTGAACGAGACACTTTCCGAAGTGATCGCACTTTCACATGACCTGGGACATACCCCTTTTGGGCATGTAGGCGGAGATGAACTGGACAGACTGTTGAAAGAGGATGGCAGGGTACTTGGTTTTGAGCATAATTTCCAGTCATTCCGGGTGTTGACAAAACTGGAGAAGCGTTACAAGGAATTTGATGGGCTCAATCTGACCTTTGCTACGCTCGAAGGGGTGCTGAAACATTCATACCCTTACAAAAAACCTTTCCTGGAAGGGCTGGATGCACGTTTTGCTCTTGACAAACATCCCTCTCTTGAAGCGATGGTCGTGGACCATGCCGATGAGATCGCCTATACTTCGCATGATATTGATGATGGTGTCAAATATGGACTTATCTCTTTTGAGGAGCTTTTGCAGGATGAACTGTGCCTGAGTGTGGATGCCATGGTACAGGAAGAGGGTGTTGCAAGAGGTGAACCGCTCTACCGTCACCGTTTTGTAGCGGGGCTCATCAAACTGTTGGTGGAAGATTTTATTGTCCATTCAAAAGTAGGTGCAGAAACATACCGGGAGGAGATGCCTATCTGCGCAACGCTCGAAGCGACACAGAAGCTGCCTATAGGCTTTTCCAAAGAAAAGGCAAGCCAGCTGAAGCGACTGAAAAAACTGTTGCTGACCAAACTCTACCGGCATGAGAAGATCGTACGAAAGATGCATGCGGGCAAACAGTGTATCAAAGGCCTCTACAAAGCATTCAGGGAAGACCAGGACCTTTTGCCTCCCCATCAGAAAGCTTTGCTGGATGTCCGTACCAAAGAACGGGTGATCGCAGACCATATCGCCGATATGACGGATAGGTACGCCATGAAAACCTATCATGAGTTGTATGGATTGACACTGCAGTGA
- the rplT gene encoding 50S ribosomal protein L20, with protein sequence MRVKTGVVRHRRHKRLLKQARGFYSGRRKHFRKAKEQLERSLVYAYRDRRQKKRDFRKLWIVRINAAARLNDLNYSRFMHGLKLANIELDRKILADMAMNAPESFAKIADASKAALAK encoded by the coding sequence ATGAGAGTAAAAACTGGTGTTGTAAGACACAGACGTCACAAAAGACTATTAAAACAGGCAAGAGGGTTCTACAGCGGTAGAAGAAAACATTTCAGAAAAGCGAAAGAACAACTCGAGCGTTCACTCGTATATGCTTACAGAGATAGAAGACAGAAGAAAAGAGATTTCAGAAAACTCTGGATCGTTCGTATCAATGCGGCAGCAAGACTCAATGACTTGAACTATTCTAGATTCATGCACGGTCTCAAGCTTGCAAATATCGAGCTTGACAGAAAGATTCTTGCCGATATGGCAATGAATGCACCTGAAAGTTTCGCAAAAATTGCAGATGCTTCCAAGGCGGCACTGGCCAAATAA
- the rpmI gene encoding 50S ribosomal protein L35, with protein MPKMKSVKGAVKRFKVKKSGKIKRGTAYRSHILTKVDGKHHRQMRSSKHVDKVDAKNIKEMIN; from the coding sequence ATGCCAAAAATGAAAAGCGTAAAAGGCGCTGTTAAGCGTTTTAAAGTGAAAAAAAGCGGCAAGATCAAAAGAGGGACTGCATATAGAAGTCACATTCTTACAAAAGTCGATGGTAAACACCATAGACAAATGAGAAGTTCCAAACATGTCGATAAAGTAGATGCCAAAAACATCAAAGAGATGATCAACTAA
- a CDS encoding MutS-related protein yields MDKAAEILSQKNKLLTEVYFDLQRYFEEKYGKDALVLMEIGTFFETYEVNNDDLKIGKAKEIAELLNIQLTRKSKAILENSISNPLLAGVPTVSLDRYLARLIASKKYTIIVVKQKGEMPNVKRYVANIISPGTNFEYLSEPSENNIVSLIIDENAGIYSVGYAAIDVSTGKTICNETHSTRDDKTYALDEAFNLLQTYSTSEVIITLESKEIDKEWIIHYLELSSLHYSINIKRFRIAFQNELFTRIFEINSFLSAIEYLDLERHPYTTESLAILIDFIIEHDESIIEKMNRPQFLGNSRYMYIGNNAMEQLSVISRDPADITLLDLIDKTSTAFGKRLLKERLLNPICDRELLEERYDLTEKLLPNIDRFETHLKQIYDLERIARRIKLRKLHPVELTYIAMSLESILNLLEDAQENALEIDNRLLDESREMLTVLEETFKLNICARFRIEQINDNIFKNGVYPAIDTIVKEQQNEVNKMDRVAEHVEALFNKDKLFSGNTKYATVSYLESEGYYLNLTKNRFTLIEKELKNSFVTIDNQHHFFKDFHYKYLKNTVKVQAPLFEEITRSYETAQVKLVSLVKQRYIESLDMLENRFSLLLDKLIAFIANIDVAISNAKCSRSMNLSRPIIEEGNFYEAIGLRHPIIEANDERGIYVPNDIFLGENNNTAHNHITLNASNGEDVYGMLLYGINSSGKSSLMKSIGLSVVLAQAGFFVPAVELRFGLYNKLFTRIVSKDNLYKGLSTFAIEMLELKNIFNRADEHSLVLGDEISQGTETESALAIVSSAILKLISLRSTFIFATHLHQLGNIPQLQKLNHLIFLHLDIRYDEDKDTLIYNRVLQLGQGDSLYGLEFAKSLHMDKGFLQTAQSIRENLNHSDSDIKKLRKQKSSKYNKALYLSKCALCDANVEDVHHIAEQKEANQDGQIDHFHKNHKYNLIPLCKKHHNLVHEGKIIISGFVMTSDGLKLHYEVKE; encoded by the coding sequence GTGGATAAAGCAGCAGAGATACTTTCCCAGAAGAACAAGCTTCTAACAGAAGTTTATTTCGATCTGCAGCGCTATTTTGAAGAAAAATACGGCAAAGACGCCCTCGTCCTCATGGAAATCGGTACTTTCTTTGAAACCTACGAGGTAAATAATGACGACCTGAAAATAGGCAAGGCAAAAGAGATCGCCGAACTACTGAACATCCAGCTGACACGAAAAAGCAAAGCCATTCTGGAGAATTCCATTTCCAATCCCCTGCTTGCTGGAGTACCCACCGTTTCGCTCGACCGCTACTTAGCACGGCTCATCGCTAGCAAGAAATACACCATTATCGTCGTAAAACAGAAAGGGGAGATGCCCAACGTAAAGCGCTATGTAGCAAACATCATCTCTCCGGGTACTAACTTCGAGTACCTTTCCGAACCCAGCGAGAACAATATCGTCTCACTCATAATCGATGAAAACGCCGGTATCTACTCAGTAGGGTATGCCGCTATCGACGTGAGTACTGGTAAGACTATCTGTAATGAAACCCACTCGACACGTGATGACAAGACCTATGCACTCGATGAAGCCTTTAATCTGTTACAGACCTACAGTACATCCGAAGTCATCATCACCCTGGAAAGCAAAGAGATAGACAAAGAGTGGATCATCCACTATCTTGAACTCTCATCCCTACACTACAGTATTAACATAAAACGATTCAGGATCGCTTTCCAGAATGAACTCTTTACCCGAATCTTCGAGATCAACTCTTTTCTCTCCGCTATCGAATATCTGGACCTTGAGCGTCATCCCTACACGACAGAGTCTCTGGCTATTCTCATAGACTTCATCATCGAGCATGACGAAAGCATTATCGAGAAGATGAACCGGCCGCAATTTCTTGGCAACAGCCGATACATGTACATCGGAAACAATGCCATGGAACAGCTCTCCGTCATTTCAAGGGATCCTGCCGACATCACACTGCTCGACCTCATAGACAAAACTTCCACAGCTTTCGGAAAACGCCTGCTTAAAGAGAGATTGCTCAATCCCATATGCGACAGGGAACTGCTTGAAGAGCGTTATGACCTGACAGAGAAACTTCTCCCGAACATTGACCGTTTTGAGACCCATCTCAAACAGATATATGACCTTGAGCGCATAGCGCGACGGATCAAACTACGCAAACTCCATCCGGTGGAACTTACCTACATTGCCATGTCCCTAGAGTCCATACTGAACCTGCTTGAAGATGCGCAGGAGAATGCACTCGAAATAGACAACAGACTGCTAGATGAAAGTAGGGAGATGCTTACGGTACTTGAAGAAACCTTTAAACTGAACATCTGTGCACGCTTCCGCATTGAACAGATCAATGACAACATCTTTAAAAACGGTGTCTACCCGGCTATTGACACTATTGTCAAAGAGCAGCAGAATGAAGTCAACAAGATGGACAGAGTTGCCGAGCATGTTGAAGCCCTGTTCAACAAAGACAAACTCTTTAGCGGCAATACAAAATATGCAACAGTGAGCTATCTGGAAAGCGAAGGGTACTACCTCAATCTGACAAAAAACCGCTTTACACTGATAGAAAAAGAGTTAAAGAACTCATTTGTCACCATTGACAACCAGCACCACTTCTTCAAGGATTTTCACTACAAGTATCTCAAGAACACCGTAAAGGTTCAGGCACCGCTTTTTGAAGAGATCACCCGTTCCTATGAGACAGCACAGGTCAAACTGGTCTCACTCGTCAAGCAGCGATACATTGAAAGCCTCGATATGCTGGAAAATCGTTTTTCTTTGCTTCTTGACAAACTCATTGCCTTCATTGCCAATATCGATGTGGCTATCTCAAATGCCAAATGCAGCCGAAGCATGAACCTCTCCCGTCCGATCATAGAAGAAGGGAATTTCTATGAAGCGATCGGCCTGCGCCATCCCATCATAGAAGCCAATGACGAGAGAGGCATCTATGTACCCAATGATATTTTCCTGGGAGAAAACAACAATACGGCACACAATCATATTACTCTCAATGCCAGCAACGGTGAAGATGTCTACGGTATGCTTCTCTACGGCATAAACTCTTCAGGGAAATCCTCTCTGATGAAAAGTATCGGTCTATCGGTCGTACTTGCACAGGCCGGATTCTTTGTTCCGGCAGTAGAGCTTCGTTTCGGTCTTTACAATAAGCTATTCACACGGATCGTCTCCAAAGACAATCTTTACAAAGGACTCTCTACCTTTGCCATTGAAATGCTTGAACTGAAGAACATCTTCAATAGAGCAGATGAGCATTCATTGGTCCTTGGAGATGAGATAAGCCAGGGGACAGAGACAGAATCTGCCCTTGCCATCGTCTCAAGTGCCATACTCAAACTGATCTCTCTGAGATCAACTTTCATTTTTGCTACACATTTGCATCAGCTGGGCAACATACCGCAACTGCAGAAGCTCAATCATCTCATCTTCCTGCATCTTGACATCAGATATGACGAAGACAAGGATACACTCATTTACAACAGAGTACTGCAGCTTGGGCAGGGGGACAGTCTTTACGGCCTGGAATTTGCCAAGTCTCTGCATATGGACAAGGGCTTCCTGCAAACAGCCCAAAGCATCAGAGAAAACCTGAACCATTCAGACAGCGATATCAAAAAACTGCGAAAACAAAAAAGCAGCAAATATAACAAAGCGCTTTATCTCAGTAAATGCGCATTGTGCGATGCCAATGTCGAAGATGTCCATCATATAGCTGAACAGAAAGAGGCAAATCAAGACGGACAGATAGACCACTTCCACAAGAACCATAAATACAACCTCATACCACTCTGCAAAAAACACCACAACCTCGTCCATGAAGGAAAGATCATCATCTCAGGTTTCGTGATGACGTCGGACGGATTGAAGTTGCATTATGAGGTAAAAGAATAA
- a CDS encoding FAD-dependent thymidylate synthase, with product MYQLAYEKPKVTLLQESGLGVAEIAARTCYDSFENSENASVKHAMEHLDRDAVNSIDDSDLLKNLAWVHHHHSIIEHATLSYLIQGTSRGVLQEHARHRLQAISVRSTRYTMSSIINAFVASIENEDPFAFFLEKLLALKLFVISDEEYLTIEIRTIFDKLMFQYERDDAFIDSAVAKSSLHYIKDYEGDAKKLFELLQKGKKKRNVGDKFKHIVSDNWKVDMVVTFNIRSLKNYFDLRDSGAAWFQIQWLAQAMKEVTPIKYLKLIDKEYRNIVDR from the coding sequence ATGTATCAGTTGGCGTATGAGAAACCGAAGGTGACCTTATTGCAGGAGTCCGGTCTCGGGGTTGCGGAAATAGCGGCAAGGACCTGTTATGACAGTTTTGAGAACTCGGAGAACGCGTCTGTCAAACATGCCATGGAACATCTTGACAGAGATGCCGTCAACAGCATAGACGACTCCGACCTGCTGAAGAACCTTGCCTGGGTGCATCACCATCACTCCATCATAGAGCATGCTACACTGAGTTACCTCATTCAGGGAACATCAAGAGGGGTACTTCAGGAGCATGCAAGGCACAGGCTGCAGGCCATCTCTGTTCGCAGTACACGCTACACGATGTCTTCCATCATCAATGCATTCGTCGCTTCGATCGAGAACGAGGACCCTTTTGCTTTCTTTTTGGAAAAACTACTTGCACTCAAACTCTTTGTCATCAGCGATGAGGAGTACCTTACCATAGAGATCCGTACCATCTTCGACAAGCTGATGTTCCAGTACGAAAGAGATGATGCATTCATAGACTCTGCCGTTGCTAAATCCTCCTTGCATTATATTAAGGATTATGAGGGAGATGCAAAGAAGCTTTTTGAGCTGCTGCAAAAGGGCAAGAAAAAACGAAATGTCGGAGACAAGTTCAAGCACATTGTCTCGGACAACTGGAAGGTCGATATGGTGGTCACTTTCAATATACGCAGTCTCAAGAACTACTTTGACCTGAGAGATTCGGGTGCAGCATGGTTCCAGATACAGTGGCTTGCACAGGCAATGAAGGAGGTCACACCAATCAAATACCTCAAGCTGATCGATAAAGAGTATCGGAATATAGTTGATCGCTAA